The bacterium genome contains the following window.
TACGGGGAGTCGAACCCCGGTTTCATGGCTGAGAACCACGCGTCCTGGACCCCTAGACGATAGCCCCGCGACGCGAACGTGGGGATTATAAGGACGGCGCCCGGCCTGTCAAATGGAAAAAACGGGAGCGGCCGAATCGCGCGTTCCGCGGCGCTCGACCCGATCTTCGGGGCCGCTCGCCCTCGGCCTCGACGCGCTCTTCGGGGCCGGCCGTCTGCGGCCTCGACGCGATCCTCGGGGCCTGCCGCCCTCGGCCCCGCCGCGCTCCCGCCGCCGCTCGGCGCGCCGCGCCTCCGCGTGCCCGCGGCAAACGAAAGCCCCCGTCCGCGTCGGCGGAGCGGGGGCCTTCGCGCGATCGGACGGGCGCTATTCGCCGGCGGGGTGGTCCGGCGCCTCGTCGTCGTTCGGCTCCGGTTCTTCGTCGAGTTCGACGACGCGCGGCTCGAACGAGGGCTCGGGCGCCGCGGGGGCGACCGGCTCGGGGGCGGACGGAACGACCGGCGTCGGTTCCGGCTCGGCCGGGACGACCGGCTCGGGCGCGGGCGTTTCGACGACGACCGGCGCCGCGGGGGCGACCGGCGTCGCCGGGATCACGCGATGGACGCGGACGCGCTTCGGCTTCGGCGCGGGGGCGGGCGCCGGGGTCTCGCCGGCGGTCGCCTGCGGGGCGACGTCTAGCGAGCGGCGGACGGTGGTGCGCGCGACGGTCGGCGCCTTCGGCTGCTTGACGGGCGGCGCGGCCGCGGGCTTCTGCAGCTTCACGCTGCGGCGCGTCGCGGTCTTCGCCGGGGCGCTCGGCGCGGTCTTCGGCGCGATCGGCTTCGGGGCGACGGCCTTCGGCGCGGCCTTCTTCGGGACGATCTTCTTCGGGGCGGCCGGCTTCGGGGCGACCTTCTTCGGAACGATCTTCTTCGCGGCGGCCGGCTTCGGCGCCAGCTTCTTCGCGGCGGCCTTCTTCGGCGCGGCCTTCTTGGGCGCCGGCTTCTTCGCGGCGGCCTTCTTCGGCGCGACCTTCTTCGGCGCCGGAGCGGCCTTCTTCGCGGCGGCCTTCGCCTTCGTGGGCGGCGCGACCTTCTTCTTGGCGGGCTTCGCGGCCTTTTCGGCCTTCGGCGCGGCCTTCTTCTTGGCCGGCTTGGCCTTGGCCGGCGCGACCTTCTTCGCCGTCTTCTTCACGCTCTTGGTCTTCTTGTCCCGGCTCGACGCGGCCTTCTTCGCCATCGAAAAACCTCCTTCGCTCTCGCGCGCGGTCTTTCGACCCGCTCGATCGATCATAGCAAAAGGGCGCGTATTCATCGCGCCTTTCGGGCGCCGAATCTTCGCTTCCGCCTCCGCGGGCCCTCTCGCCGGCGCGCGCGGACGCTCAGCGCCGCGCCCGCAGCCACGCGACGATCTCGGCCGAGGCGTCGACGTCGCCGTGGCCTCCGCCCTCGCGCCGCACGTAGGTCACGTCGAACCCCATCCGCTTGAGCTGTTCGACCCACGCGTCGGTCGGCCCGACCGGGACGACGGGGTCCGCGGCGCCGTGGATCACGAGGAACGGCGTGCGCGGCGTCGTCTTCTCGGCCATCGCCGCGACGTTCGCCTCGGGGGCGGAGCTGTAGAGATCGCGCGGCCCCGCCCCTTCGAGGATCGCCCCGTCGAACAGGCCGGGGCGCGCGAAGGCGAGCCGCCAGCCGGCGTAGCCGCCCATCGAGAAGCCGTAGAGGTAGACGCGCCGCGGCCGGCAGAGCTGCTTGGCGAAGGCGAGGGCGTCGAGGACGTCGTCCTCGGCCGGGCCGAGGAAGCGGTCGACGGGGTTGCGGCCGCGCGGCCCGACGACGAGCGGGGCGACGCCGCGGGCCTCGTAGGCGAGGCGCGCCACGGTGCGCACTTCGTCGTCGCCGGCGCCGTGGAGCGCGACGATCACGTCCCGCGGAACCGCGGGGTCGAAGCGCTCGGGCAGCGAGACCGTGAGCGGCCGCATCTCGCCGTCGCGGGACGAGGGAAGCGCGACGGCGTGGAGGCCGGGGGCCGTCAGCGGGCCGCGGTCGAGATCGGCCAGCGCGAGCCGCACCGCCTCCAGCGCCGCCGCCAACGGCGCCGGATCGTCGCGCGGGCCGAGGGCGCGGCGCGCCGCCTCGGCCGTCTCCTTGGCCAGCCGCAGGCCGCCGAACGTCGCGCGGCGCCGCAGGTCGTCGGTCGGCGGCGCGGCGAGCGCGGCTTCGGCGCGGGGGAGCAGCGTCTCGTCCGGCCGGAGGATCGTCTCCTCCCAGACCAGCGCCCCTTCGAGCACGGCGCGCAGGGTGAGCGTGTCCATTGCCTCGCGGGGCAGCGCGATCCGCTCTTCGATGACCTGCGCGCCGGGGCGGAGCTGCACTGCGCGGCGGCGGCCGGCGAGCCGGCGCCCTTCGCCGTCGAGGACCGCGACGTCGAGCTGCGCTACGGCGGCCTCCGGGGCGGCGGCGTGGATCCGCGCCTCGAGCGGCGCGCCGACGACCCGCGTCGGGATTTCGACCGACACGACGCGCCCGGTCGAGCCGTCGAGCTCGAGCGTCGTCGGCGCGAAGCGGCGCACGGCCGAAAGTTCGCCGTCGAACTCCGGATCGGGCACGAGGCTCGCGGCGGCGCGGCCGCGCGGCGTCGCGGCGACGACGACCACGTTGAGGCCGATCCGCCGATCGGCCAGTGGACGAAGCGCTCCGAGCGCCGGCCAGGGGAGGCGAATCTCGTAGACGGTGCGGCCCGCCGCTGCGTCGTTCTCGATCCGCGGCGCGAAGGCCGGGTGGGACTGCAGGCGCCATTGGCCGTCGATCGCGAGGAGCGTGGCGCGCGGGCGGCCGCCCTCGAGGTGGAAGCCCCACGCGTAGAACCGCGCGCCGGACGTGGGCGGCGCGCCGGGGCCCGTCTCCCGGGCGGGTGCGGCCGTCGCGGCGGCGGCTGTCTCCCGAGCGGGTGCGGCCGTCGGCTTGCCGCGCTCCGCGGCCGCCGCTTCCTCCGGCGCGGGGCGCTGGACGTTGACGACGAGGCCGTCGCCGACGCGCCAGCCGCGCGCGGCGTCGCGCGGCGGCGGTCCCTCGACGACGACCCGCAGCCGCAGCCCTTCGCTCGTCAGCGTCGCCTCGCCCGCCGCGCGCGGCGACCCGGCCGGGCCGCCGAGCGTGAACGGCGTCGGCTTCCCTTCGCGCAGCGTCAGGCTCTTCGCCCGCGCCGCCTCGTCGAGCCGCCGCTTGAGCCGAGCGAGGAGCGCCGCGACGCGCGGGTCGCCGCGGAGCGGGTCGATGTCGGCGTCGGCGGCGAGGAGCGCCGCGTCCTCGAAGCCGTGCGCCGCGGCGTCCTCCAACGCCGCGGCCGCCTCCGCGGCGCGCCCTTGGCGGGCGAGGACGCAGGCGAGGTTGTAGCGCGCGGTCGCGTCGCCGGGAAACGCCTCGATCCGGCGGCGCAGCAGCCGCTCGGCGGCGGGGAAGTCCCGGTTCTGGTAGGCGACCGCGACCTGTCGGTCGAGGTCGTCGCTCGGCGCGGTCGCCTGCGCCCGCGCGACCGGCGGAACGGCGGCGGCGAAGGCGCCGAGGGCGAGGATGACGGCGGCGGCGGATCGGCGGGGCATGTCGTCCCTCCTGCTTCGATGTCCGGGGCGCCGCGCGCCGTGGAAAAACCGCGGCGCGCGGCGCCCCGTGACTTCTACTTCGAAGACGGCGCGTGCGTTCCGAACCAGGCGCGGATTTCGGCGCGGGCGTCGAAGTCGCCGTGCCCGCCCCCTTCGCGGCGGACGTAAACGATGTCGTAGCCGAGCCCCTTCAGCTTGGCGACCCACGCGTCGGTGGGGCCGATCGGCACGGAGCGGTCGGCTGTGCCGTGGAGCACGAGGAACGGCGTCTCCTTGGCCGCCTTGCCGGCGAGCGGCTCGACGCTGGTCTCCGGACGGCCGGAGCCGGCGAAGTAGGGGCCGCCGCCGTTGACGATCGCGCCGTCGAAGACGCCGGCATGGCGGAACGGGATCCGCCAAGCGGCGAAGGCGCCCATCGAGAAGCCGTAGATGAAGACCTTGCGCGCCGGGCAGAGGGTCTTGGCGAGCTTCGCCGCGTCGAGGACGTCGATCTCCGTGGCGTCGAAGTACCAGTCGGAGAGGCCGCGCCCGCGCGGCGCGACGATCAGCGGCGCGAACGGGCCGAGCGTCGCGGCGACCTCGGCCACGATGCCCTGTTCGTCGACGCCGCTGCCGTGGAGGGCGACGACGACGTCCCGCGGGACGCTCGGATCGAACCCCTCCGGAATCCAGATCGTGAGCGGCTGGAGCGATCCGTCCACCGACGAGCGGACCGCCGCGAGGCGGGCGCCGGGGCGGACGAACGGACCGACGGACGCGTCGAGGTCGTTCAGCGTCGCGCGCAGCGCCGCGAACGACTCGGCGGCGCGCGCGGGATCGTCGCGCGGACCGGCCGCCTTGAGTTCCGCGGCGGCGGCGGCGCGCGCCAGCCGGAGCGCGTCGAGACCGGCGCGGCGGCGCGGATCGGCGGGAACGGGCGCGGCGAGGGCCTCGTCGGCGCGCGCGAGGAGCGCGCCGTCGGGGCGAAGGATCGTTTCGCGCCACTCGGGCGCCCCTTCGAGGGCGACGCGCAGCGTCATCAGGCCG
Protein-coding sequences here:
- a CDS encoding prolyl oligopeptidase family serine peptidase codes for the protein GLMTLRVALEGAPEWRETILRPDGALLARADEALAAPVPADPRRRAGLDALRLARAAAAAELKAAGPRDDPARAAESFAALRATLNDLDASVGPFVRPGARLAAVRSSVDGSLQPLTIWIPEGFDPSVPRDVVVALHGSGVDEQGIVAEVAATLGPFAPLIVAPRGRGLSDWYFDATEIDVLDAAKLAKTLCPARKVFIYGFSMGAFAAWRIPFRHAGVFDGAIVNGGGPYFAGSGRPETSVEPLAGKAAKETPFLVLHGTADRSVPIGPTDAWVAKLKGLGYDIVYVRREGGGHGDFDARAEIRAWFGTHAPSSK